The following proteins are co-located in the Corynebacterium kalinowskii genome:
- a CDS encoding HNH endonuclease signature motif containing protein — translation MNIGGFSLTSTLSQVRELLQFAVDFGEDFDAFPELLEIKELIARLETDMATGKEKYELERAGASASQALRIHRRSTNTWNKEVPAEHQDLILSALEKPSPASTERENIYQEAAATALASTPKATHTYAKQLVREENKRLARDPHHAFAQRRFQLRDQDEHGGCSFSGYAPAAHAALLKAPMDDAWRCEKAEEDEAKDDNRTIAQRHADNFFQVLRWASGTRQDTTGHCSLVIGVKETDEFNWRASFGSNVGIDLTLYDLSLLDGHRIIDYIVVHDQDGAVKSLVTCSRSATFNQRLAMFSRDGCCAYPGCDEPLSRCEAHHVLPWARGGPTAIDNLAPLCRKHHCWNDDSYLEAHIRMSLSGIPMHVDKYGNYTRNNSARARNSNGRHVAR, via the coding sequence ATGAACATCGGGGGATTTTCACTCACATCGACACTCAGCCAAGTCCGGGAACTGTTACAGTTCGCCGTCGACTTCGGCGAGGATTTCGATGCTTTCCCCGAGCTTTTGGAAATCAAAGAGCTGATCGCACGGCTCGAAACCGATATGGCTACTGGTAAGGAAAAATACGAACTCGAGCGCGCCGGCGCTTCTGCAAGCCAGGCCCTCCGTATTCACCGTCGCTCCACAAATACATGGAACAAGGAAGTCCCGGCAGAACACCAAGACCTCATTTTGTCCGCACTGGAAAAGCCCTCACCTGCATCCACCGAACGTGAGAACATTTACCAGGAGGCAGCAGCTACCGCACTCGCTTCCACCCCAAAGGCCACCCACACTTACGCTAAACAACTCGTACGTGAAGAAAATAAGCGCCTGGCACGGGATCCTCATCACGCCTTCGCTCAGCGGCGCTTCCAACTCCGTGACCAAGACGAACACGGCGGTTGCTCCTTCTCCGGCTATGCCCCGGCTGCCCACGCCGCTCTTCTAAAAGCCCCCATGGACGATGCCTGGCGCTGCGAAAAGGCCGAAGAAGACGAAGCGAAGGATGACAACCGCACCATTGCCCAGCGCCACGCCGACAACTTCTTCCAAGTGCTCCGCTGGGCCTCCGGCACCCGCCAAGACACCACCGGCCACTGCTCCCTCGTCATAGGCGTGAAAGAGACCGACGAATTCAACTGGCGCGCCTCCTTCGGCAGCAACGTCGGCATCGACCTCACCCTGTATGACCTCTCTCTGCTCGATGGACACCGAATCATCGATTACATCGTGGTCCACGACCAAGATGGAGCAGTAAAATCCCTAGTCACTTGTTCAAGATCTGCCACCTTCAATCAGCGACTTGCCATGTTCTCCCGCGACGGATGCTGCGCTTACCCCGGTTGCGACGAGCCACTCAGTCGTTGCGAAGCGCACCATGTACTCCCCTGGGCACGAGGCGGCCCCACCGCTATCGATAACCTTGCCCCATTGTGTCGAAAACACCACTGTTGGAACGATGACAGCTACCTCGAAGCACACATCAGGATGTCGCTTTCGGGCATACCTATGCATGTCGACAAATACGGCAACTACACACGCAACAACAGCGCTCGGGCACGAAACTCCAACGGTCGGCACGTAGCCAGGTAG
- a CDS encoding DUF3263 domain-containing protein, which translates to MPLSEADRTLLEFESRAPRNVGAKEEAIRAELGITPVRYFHRLNALIDDPAAVAEFPVLVHRLERIRHQRANLRY; encoded by the coding sequence ATGCCTTTGAGCGAAGCCGACCGCACCCTCCTGGAGTTTGAATCACGTGCCCCGCGCAATGTGGGCGCCAAAGAGGAAGCTATTCGCGCGGAGCTGGGGATCACGCCCGTACGCTACTTCCACCGTCTCAACGCGCTTATCGACGACCCAGCCGCCGTCGCCGAGTTCCCCGTGTTGGTCCACCGGCTGGAACGCATTCGACACCAGCGTGCCAATCTCCGCTATTAA
- a CDS encoding RDD family protein, translated as MLNAKPVRDRLAREVRDAMSIPVSYGELEKYNAFLPGRNIGPRSVDNAPVAGRVSALAIDAAIFTSMFVTVVIGLAIAFSQPWTLAAAFAWPVLFYLWQVTFDAAGGSIGKRVMGLRVVGPADTPVDVGQTARRNLWLLLPMIPIAGPVAAIGVGLWYAGAAKADAFGVAPHDRFARTRVVRKQLP; from the coding sequence GTGTTGAACGCCAAGCCGGTGCGTGATCGCCTCGCCCGCGAGGTGCGCGATGCTATGTCGATTCCAGTGTCCTACGGAGAGCTGGAGAAATACAACGCCTTCCTGCCTGGGCGAAATATCGGTCCGCGCTCCGTGGACAACGCTCCCGTGGCTGGCCGGGTCAGCGCCCTCGCGATCGATGCCGCTATCTTCACCAGTATGTTCGTCACCGTAGTGATCGGCTTAGCTATCGCATTTTCACAGCCGTGGACCTTGGCTGCCGCTTTTGCCTGGCCGGTGCTGTTTTACCTCTGGCAGGTTACCTTTGATGCGGCCGGAGGTTCCATCGGTAAGCGCGTCATGGGGCTGCGCGTGGTCGGCCCAGCCGACACCCCGGTCGACGTGGGGCAAACCGCACGTCGCAACCTGTGGCTCCTCCTGCCGATGATTCCCATCGCGGGTCCCGTAGCCGCGATCGGCGTGGGGCTGTGGTACGCCGGTGCCGCCAAGGCTGATGCCTTCGGAGTAGCGCCACACGATCGCTTCGCTCGCACCCGTGTGGTTAGGAAGCAGTTACCGTAG
- a CDS encoding Na+/H+ antiporter subunit E, translated as MISGFRRRFRPFTVAWITLMWCLMYGEFSWANVIGGLLVGVAIVLLFPLPALPIAALGVRWGALVGLGWFFVKDLVDSSIRVSILALRPSSQPPSAIIKVPMRVQEDFVFSLAVSLLNLTPGGSVMELDISGRMLTMHILNARSTGELQRSIDGIAELEKRLIRVFEKGN; from the coding sequence ATGATCAGCGGATTTCGTAGGCGCTTCCGTCCGTTCACGGTCGCCTGGATCACCTTGATGTGGTGCCTGATGTACGGCGAGTTTTCCTGGGCCAATGTCATCGGTGGCTTATTAGTCGGAGTAGCCATCGTGCTGCTGTTTCCCCTGCCAGCATTGCCTATTGCCGCCCTTGGTGTGCGGTGGGGAGCGTTAGTTGGGCTTGGTTGGTTCTTTGTTAAAGATCTGGTCGATTCCTCCATTCGCGTGAGCATTCTGGCGCTGCGCCCTTCGTCGCAACCGCCGTCGGCAATCATCAAGGTTCCGATGCGTGTCCAGGAAGACTTCGTCTTCTCCCTGGCGGTGTCCTTGCTGAATCTCACGCCGGGTGGCTCCGTGATGGAGCTCGACATTTCCGGTCGCATGCTCACGATGCACATTCTGAATGCCCGATCCACCGGTGAACTTCAACGCAGCATCGACGGTATTGCAGAACTCGAAAAGCGCCTCATTCGTGTCTTTGAGAAAGGAAACTAG
- a CDS encoding glutamate--cysteine ligase, translating to MTDAFAQTQNHTLGVEWEIALIDPETRDLVPLAEQVIADLAEQELPVRVEKEFLANTVELVTGVCATVGEAIGQLSAGLEAVEKAAAVRGARAWASGSHPFASSSDQIISDKSHYNEILERTKYWGQQMLIWGVHIHVGIDTADRVWPVINAMMTKYPHLLALSASSPGWDGKDTGYASNRTMLYQQLPTAGIPYDFKNWEEYSSFIADQKKSGVIDHDGSMHLDIRPAEKWGTIEVRFSDAPTNLRELAAIVALTHCLIVYYDSLFEAGESLPSLQQWHNTENKWRAARYGMDAIIITSRDTDEVPVTEDLELLLDVLRPFAEQLGCAAELELVREIMDGKAAYQRQRERFEETDDWKAVVDLACDELETLRP from the coding sequence ATGACAGACGCGTTCGCACAAACCCAAAACCACACTCTTGGCGTGGAATGGGAAATCGCGCTCATTGACCCAGAAACCCGCGACCTGGTGCCGCTGGCAGAACAGGTCATCGCAGACCTCGCTGAGCAAGAGCTCCCAGTTCGCGTGGAAAAGGAATTCCTCGCCAACACGGTCGAGCTGGTCACGGGCGTCTGCGCCACCGTGGGGGAGGCCATCGGTCAGCTGAGCGCCGGGCTTGAGGCCGTCGAAAAGGCTGCGGCAGTTCGTGGCGCCCGCGCGTGGGCGAGCGGCTCCCACCCCTTCGCGTCCTCCTCTGACCAGATCATTTCGGATAAGTCTCACTACAACGAGATTCTGGAACGCACCAAGTACTGGGGGCAGCAGATGCTGATCTGGGGTGTGCACATCCATGTCGGCATCGATACCGCTGACCGGGTGTGGCCCGTCATCAACGCAATGATGACCAAGTACCCTCATTTGCTCGCCCTGTCTGCGAGCTCCCCGGGCTGGGATGGCAAGGATACCGGCTATGCCTCCAACCGAACCATGCTCTACCAGCAACTTCCCACAGCTGGGATTCCTTACGACTTTAAGAACTGGGAAGAGTATTCGTCTTTCATCGCTGACCAGAAGAAGTCCGGCGTAATCGACCACGATGGCTCCATGCACTTGGACATTCGTCCAGCCGAAAAATGGGGCACCATTGAGGTCCGATTCTCAGACGCGCCTACTAACCTGCGCGAACTCGCCGCAATCGTTGCGCTCACGCACTGCCTGATCGTCTATTACGACAGCCTTTTTGAAGCTGGTGAATCCCTGCCGAGCCTGCAACAGTGGCACAACACGGAAAACAAGTGGCGTGCTGCCCGTTATGGCATGGATGCGATCATCATTACCAGTCGCGATACTGACGAGGTGCCGGTCACCGAAGATCTTGAGCTGCTTCTGGATGTACTCCGCCCCTTTGCCGAGCAGCTTGGCTGCGCTGCCGAGTTGGAACTCGTCCGCGAGATTATGGACGGCAAGGCTGCCTACCAGCGCCAGCGGGAACGCTTTGAAGAAACTGATGACTGGAAAGCTGTCGTTGACCTGGCGTGCGATGAGTTGGAGACGCTTCGCCCTTAG
- a CDS encoding monovalent cation/H+ antiporter complex subunit F, with protein MDPALYNAFLTAAAVGFALAFLINGYRLLAGPNSVDRLLSLDATVAMIQCVLALYICWTLDTTVSNAMMVVALLGFISSVAVTRYRKKDTK; from the coding sequence ATGGATCCGGCACTCTACAACGCATTTTTAACAGCTGCGGCTGTTGGATTCGCTCTCGCCTTCCTGATCAACGGCTACCGTCTGCTCGCCGGTCCTAACTCCGTCGACCGACTCCTCAGCCTTGATGCCACGGTTGCCATGATCCAATGCGTCCTTGCACTGTATATCTGCTGGACACTGGATACCACCGTCTCCAACGCGATGATGGTGGTCGCGCTCCTCGGCTTCATTTCTTCCGTCGCCGTGACCCGCTACCGAAAGAAGGACACCAAATGA
- a CDS encoding LytR C-terminal domain-containing protein encodes MSTKVTPPQPSGLPLRGIAMIIIAVAVLLLAWGVYSMTNSGTNTAQEEVTVAETSANKPAANASAAPAAPATPATSAANSPAATASAAPSQPAAPAATSGATPKVFALNNSTVQGLANRVAEDLKSKGFADVESGNFPDEVLPKSVAFFTPGNADEEAAARKIADQLKITAQPRIDALKDKPAGVILVIAEDLNR; translated from the coding sequence GTGTCTACTAAAGTAACCCCTCCACAGCCGTCCGGACTCCCACTTCGTGGCATCGCCATGATCATCATCGCCGTCGCCGTGCTTCTCCTCGCGTGGGGCGTATATTCCATGACCAATTCCGGCACCAACACCGCCCAGGAAGAGGTCACTGTTGCCGAGACTTCGGCTAACAAGCCAGCCGCTAATGCGTCGGCAGCGCCGGCCGCACCAGCTACGCCTGCTACGAGCGCCGCAAATTCTCCGGCAGCTACCGCTTCCGCAGCTCCGTCCCAGCCAGCAGCACCTGCCGCCACCTCCGGTGCGACCCCTAAGGTCTTCGCTCTCAACAACTCCACCGTCCAAGGCCTGGCCAACCGAGTGGCAGAGGATCTGAAGTCAAAGGGATTCGCAGACGTGGAGAGCGGTAACTTCCCTGATGAGGTATTGCCGAAGTCCGTCGCCTTCTTCACCCCCGGCAATGCTGATGAGGAAGCCGCGGCTCGCAAGATCGCTGATCAGCTGAAAATTACTGCCCAGCCACGTATTGATGCGCTGAAAGATAAGCCTGCTGGTGTCATTCTCGTGATCGCTGAGGATCTGAACCGCTAG
- a CDS encoding N-acetylglutamate synthase, CG3035 family has translation MRTRLATTPKVGDRVIVRRRLPNTPGHLSDVIGHVVSLSPLVVRPQSVGGLVSTAAGVEIPRDLVQVIKVLPPRRVRNSDIRAIEYATAAAFPGIEHTWVDGWLLRAGDGITERSNSAVPLGPSAGMSPVPLPAILEFYQRHGLPPRVLIPDRIAPATQRLAQAAGWELGPDIVVMSRSLSSAVPLRDDLRFEVLDQPDDAWLALYHFRGQPLPPTALELLRTQIDGLMCFGRILTADGATVAITRGTLTDSPDGRRFLGYSAVEVAPAYRRQGLGTALGQCMLNWGFNHGADNAYLQVLASNEAGIGLYEKLGFLEHHRHRYATVTAS, from the coding sequence ATGAGGACCCGTTTGGCTACGACTCCTAAAGTTGGCGACCGGGTTATCGTCCGTCGCCGACTTCCGAACACCCCAGGTCACCTCTCCGATGTGATTGGTCACGTCGTTTCGCTGTCCCCGCTGGTGGTGCGCCCACAATCTGTCGGCGGATTAGTCTCGACCGCAGCTGGTGTCGAGATCCCCCGGGATCTCGTGCAGGTAATCAAGGTGCTGCCACCTCGTCGGGTGCGCAATTCCGACATCCGCGCGATCGAGTACGCCACCGCGGCCGCTTTCCCCGGCATTGAGCACACATGGGTGGACGGCTGGCTGCTGCGCGCTGGCGACGGCATCACTGAGCGCTCTAATTCTGCGGTGCCGCTGGGCCCGTCTGCAGGCATGTCTCCGGTACCTCTACCTGCGATTCTCGAGTTCTACCAGCGTCACGGATTGCCACCGCGCGTGCTCATTCCTGACCGGATTGCCCCAGCTACCCAGCGCCTGGCCCAGGCCGCAGGGTGGGAATTGGGCCCGGACATCGTCGTCATGTCCCGATCACTTTCTTCCGCAGTCCCGCTCCGCGATGACCTCCGCTTCGAGGTCCTCGATCAGCCCGACGATGCCTGGCTTGCGCTGTACCACTTCCGTGGCCAACCGCTCCCGCCTACCGCCCTGGAGCTGCTGCGCACCCAGATCGACGGCCTGATGTGCTTCGGCCGGATCCTCACCGCCGATGGTGCCACTGTCGCCATCACTCGCGGAACGTTGACAGATTCACCCGACGGGCGTCGCTTCCTCGGCTATTCCGCCGTGGAGGTAGCACCTGCCTATCGACGCCAAGGGCTAGGCACAGCACTCGGCCAATGCATGCTCAACTGGGGATTCAACCATGGAGCAGACAATGCCTATCTCCAAGTGCTGGCCTCGAATGAGGCGGGGATTGGGTTGTACGAGAAGCTTGGGTTCCTCGAGCACCACCGGCATCGCTACGCTACGGTAACTGCTTCCTAA
- a CDS encoding peptide deformylase, with translation MTVRPIVIHGDPVLHNPTEPVTETPAELAELIADMYETMDRAHGVGLAANQIGVGKRLFVYNCPDVEGPSGSLKTEEEIAAQGGEYRRGCVINPVLETSEIPESMPIDDGTEDEGCLSVPGESFPTGRADWARVTGTDENGSPITVEGYGFFARCLQHEVGHLDGFVYTDVLIGRWKRMAKKTIKANGWTSAGQTWTPGVDEDPFGYDS, from the coding sequence ATGACCGTTCGTCCCATCGTCATTCACGGCGACCCAGTCCTTCACAACCCCACCGAGCCGGTGACTGAAACCCCTGCCGAGCTCGCTGAACTTATCGCAGACATGTACGAGACCATGGACCGCGCGCACGGCGTCGGCCTGGCCGCGAACCAGATTGGCGTGGGCAAGCGCCTGTTCGTCTACAACTGCCCGGACGTAGAGGGGCCATCCGGTTCCTTAAAAACGGAGGAGGAGATCGCAGCGCAAGGCGGCGAATACCGACGAGGCTGCGTGATCAACCCGGTACTGGAAACTTCCGAGATCCCCGAGTCCATGCCGATAGACGACGGCACCGAGGACGAGGGCTGCCTTTCCGTGCCTGGCGAGTCCTTCCCCACTGGTCGCGCGGACTGGGCGCGCGTCACTGGTACCGATGAAAACGGATCACCGATCACTGTCGAAGGCTACGGCTTCTTCGCGCGTTGCCTACAGCACGAAGTAGGCCACCTCGACGGCTTTGTGTACACCGACGTGCTGATTGGCCGCTGGAAGCGCATGGCCAAGAAAACAATCAAAGCCAATGGTTGGACGTCTGCAGGTCAGACGTGGACTCCGGGCGTAGATGAGGACCCGTTTGGCTACGACTCCTAA
- a CDS encoding Na+/H+ antiporter subunit D — protein sequence MLSSLLPLPVIIPAVATALVLVVKRSHNAQRFVALGALFSLIVLGVTLVVLVDQTGIHTLRVGGWDSPVGITLVADRLAAIMLAVSSLVLFCVMWYAIGQGLRDGTEDEPVAVFIPAYLLLTMGVNLAFLAGDLFNLYVGFEVLLVSSYVLLTLGASPSRVRAGVSYVMVSMLSSLIFLLALGLIYASVGTMNMAHISVRMETVPSGTRTAIFAVLLIAFCIKAAVFPLYSWLPDSYPTAPALVTAVFAGLLTKVGVYAIIRARTVLFVDGRLDYVLMWAGLFTMVFGILGAMAQNDIKRLLSFTLVSHIGYMIMGITFASEHGLAGAIFYAVHHILVQTALFLVVGLIERQAGSSSLRSLGSLAYTAPLLAVLYLIPALNLGGIPPFSGFLGKVILIEAAAERGGFMAWLLVGGAVITSLLTLYTMVLVWSKAFWRDRADAPDGHLATARPTPLSDMQDMVSLEERADVGRMPVGMVAPTSALVIASLLVTVLAGPLTGVATRAADASLDVSVYRSAVLGDAGAQPGRTPKVVP from the coding sequence ATGCTTAGTTCCCTGCTGCCACTGCCGGTGATCATTCCGGCGGTCGCCACCGCGCTCGTCCTCGTGGTGAAGCGGTCCCACAACGCGCAGCGCTTCGTCGCGCTCGGCGCACTATTTTCCCTGATCGTGCTGGGCGTAACCTTGGTCGTGCTCGTAGACCAAACCGGAATCCACACGCTGCGCGTCGGTGGCTGGGACTCGCCGGTGGGTATCACGCTGGTGGCCGACCGTCTGGCCGCGATCATGCTCGCCGTTTCCTCCCTCGTACTGTTTTGTGTGATGTGGTACGCGATTGGGCAGGGGCTTCGCGACGGCACCGAAGACGAACCCGTCGCAGTCTTCATTCCCGCGTACCTGCTGCTCACGATGGGGGTGAACCTGGCATTCTTGGCTGGCGACCTCTTCAACTTGTACGTCGGCTTCGAAGTGCTGTTGGTGTCCTCCTACGTCCTGCTCACGCTGGGCGCGTCCCCTTCGCGCGTGCGCGCGGGTGTGTCCTACGTGATGGTGTCCATGCTCAGCTCGCTGATCTTCCTGCTGGCCTTGGGCTTGATCTACGCCTCCGTGGGCACGATGAACATGGCTCATATTTCGGTGCGCATGGAAACCGTGCCTTCGGGTACTAGGACCGCGATTTTCGCCGTGCTGCTCATCGCCTTTTGTATCAAGGCTGCGGTGTTCCCCCTGTATTCCTGGCTGCCAGACTCCTACCCGACCGCCCCGGCGCTGGTCACAGCGGTGTTTGCCGGACTGCTCACCAAGGTCGGCGTGTATGCGATCATCCGGGCCCGCACCGTGCTTTTCGTCGATGGCAGACTCGACTACGTCCTGATGTGGGCCGGGCTCTTCACCATGGTGTTCGGCATTCTTGGCGCGATGGCGCAGAACGACATCAAGCGTCTCTTGTCCTTCACCCTGGTGAGCCACATCGGCTACATGATCATGGGCATCACCTTCGCCTCGGAGCACGGACTAGCGGGAGCGATCTTCTACGCCGTGCACCACATTCTCGTGCAGACCGCACTGTTTCTCGTGGTCGGCCTCATCGAACGTCAAGCAGGATCTTCCTCGCTGCGTTCCCTGGGATCGCTGGCCTACACGGCACCGTTGCTCGCCGTCCTGTACCTGATTCCGGCCCTCAACCTGGGCGGTATCCCACCGTTCTCCGGCTTCCTCGGCAAGGTCATCCTGATTGAAGCCGCCGCAGAGCGCGGAGGTTTCATGGCCTGGCTGCTGGTCGGCGGCGCGGTGATCACTTCGCTGCTCACCCTCTACACGATGGTTTTGGTGTGGTCGAAGGCGTTTTGGCGTGACCGCGCGGACGCCCCAGACGGACACTTGGCCACTGCCCGCCCCACCCCGCTGTCAGATATGCAGGACATGGTCTCTCTGGAAGAACGAGCAGACGTCGGCCGGATGCCGGTGGGCATGGTGGCCCCGACCTCCGCTTTGGTAATTGCTTCGCTGCTGGTCACTGTCCTGGCCGGCCCACTCACTGGGGTGGCAACCCGTGCGGCCGATGCCTCCCTGGACGTGTCGGTGTACCGATCTGCAGTGCTTGGCGATGCCGGTGCGCAGCCGGGGCGCACGCCAAAGGTGGTGCCATGA
- a CDS encoding monovalent cation/H(+) antiporter subunit G translates to MSLFLDIASLVCIFLGTGLVLATAVGMARFRDTLSRLHSVTKPQTLGLILTVIGALLRLLGSGPLTPGNKGDMGVLILVILFALLTAPVVAQRIGRIARREGLFDPDFLIRDDTQGSAN, encoded by the coding sequence ATGAGCCTGTTTTTGGACATCGCTTCGCTGGTCTGCATCTTTCTCGGCACAGGCCTGGTGTTGGCTACGGCGGTGGGAATGGCCAGGTTCCGGGATACGCTCTCGCGCCTGCACTCGGTCACCAAACCCCAAACCTTGGGTCTGATTCTCACCGTAATCGGGGCGCTCCTGCGTCTCCTCGGCTCAGGCCCACTGACTCCCGGCAATAAAGGCGACATGGGAGTGCTGATCCTGGTGATCCTCTTTGCGCTGCTTACCGCACCGGTGGTCGCACAGCGCATCGGACGCATCGCCCGGCGCGAGGGTCTCTTCGACCCCGACTTTTTGATTCGAGATGATACGCAGGGCTCGGCCAACTAA
- a CDS encoding Na(+)/H(+) antiporter subunit C: MVANFSLLLAAAVLIACGVFLLLERAITKMLLGLLLMGNGANLLMLTAGGGAGAPPIKGRDTSLTAVDADPLAQAMILTAIVISMAMTAFILALAYRQYQYRTADILQDDTEDTVVAKRPATASAAPDHDRSDDPDTGRPTLIGDAFGPNSFEKPVQEDRDA, translated from the coding sequence ATGGTTGCCAATTTCTCCCTTCTGCTCGCCGCGGCTGTCCTCATCGCCTGCGGAGTGTTCCTACTGCTTGAACGCGCGATTACCAAGATGCTCCTCGGCTTGCTCCTCATGGGCAACGGAGCCAACCTGCTCATGCTCACCGCTGGTGGCGGCGCGGGCGCCCCACCCATCAAAGGTCGCGATACCTCGCTCACTGCTGTGGACGCCGACCCGCTAGCCCAGGCGATGATCCTTACCGCCATTGTCATCTCGATGGCCATGACTGCGTTCATCCTGGCCCTCGCGTATCGCCAGTACCAGTACCGAACCGCAGATATTTTGCAGGACGATACGGAAGATACGGTCGTCGCAAAGCGCCCTGCTACTGCCTCGGCCGCCCCGGACCACGACCGTTCCGACGACCCCGACACCGGCCGCCCGACCTTGATCGGCGATGCCTTCGGCCCGAACTCCTTTGAGAAGCCAGTGCAGGAGGACCGCGATGCTTAG